The Bacteroidales bacterium DNA segment GTAGTATTTGCAAGGTCGATCATACCTTCAACATCATCAAACACATCAAAACCCAGTTGATCTACATTAACTCTTGTTGCTTTGAAATAGAGTGTATCGCCTGAATACCTTTGAGCAAGCTGTTCGCGCGGTTCCATCAGGATATATTGATCTAAAGCTGAATACTGATAAACAGATACGCTATCCTTCACCGTCGGGTTTCCTGATTCCTGAATCACAATATTTGCCGCTCGTGCTGATAAATCTTCATTAGCTGCAATGCTGAGCCTGATCTTATTACCCAGGTTCTGAAAGTCAATCCAATCCTGGTAGATGGTTGTATCAGCAAATTCCCATTCTTCGACATTTACAAGCGTCAGATTAAAATCAACGGCAGGATGGCCAAGGTGAGAGACTTTCTTTTCGCGCGGCGCGGCCAAAATATAAGGATCTTCGGCAGCAAACTGATAAATGGTCACTGAATCATAGACAGCAGCATTAGCCTGACTAAATATGTAAACCGTTTCCTGCCTGGCTTGCAGGGATTCGTTCAACAACACAGTAAGTCGCAATTTATCGGGTGTATTGCTACCCTGCTCAATCCATTCAGGGAGTTGTACCGGATCAATCACCCAATTGCCGACATTCACAGAGGTGATGTGAAATTCAATCTCAGCCCCCGTAAACTGAACGCTCTGCTCACGTGGCGCAGCGAGCAAAAAAGTGTCGAGAGCCGAATATTGATAGATCCATACCGAGTCCATCACAGAAGTATTTGTACCATCACTGAAAAAAATATTTGCCTCCCTGGTTTGAAGCGATCCATTTTCCAGGATCTTCAGCTTCAACCAATCCTGACCGGATTCATTCACTTCAATCCATACAGGTACGGATGCGGGATCAACTTCCCATGCAGCGACGTTCACCCTTGTTATGATAAAATCAAGCGATTCAGTTTCAGTGTGCGCAACCCATTGTTCGCGAGGGGCAGCCAGCAGGAAAGTATCAAGTGCAGAATATTGATAAACAGAAACCAAATCGAAAATATCCGGATGGTCATTCACAGAAAGTTTGATCGTGGTCTGCCGGGTTTCAAGAGTATTATTTGGTTGCACATCAAGGGTAAACTGAGAAAAAGTTGAAGTCACCAATCCAATCCATGAGGGAACTGAAGCCATTTCAACCTGCCATCCTGCAACATTTGCAGAGGTTACCTCAAAAACAACATTGTCATTTCCCAAATGGCCGATCATTTGTTCACGGGGCGCTGCCAGCAGGAAGGTATCAAGTGCCGAATATTGATAAACAGAAACCAAATCGAAAATATCCGGATGGTCATTAACAAAAAGTTTTATGGTAGCCTGACGCGTAACGAGGGAATTGTTTTGTTGTACCTGAATAATGAACTGAGAAAAAGTTGAAGTCGCCAATCCAATCCACTCAGGCAGCGACGCTGTTTCAATCTGCCATGCTTCCACATTTGCAGAGGTCACTTCAAAAACACTATTGTCATTCCCCAAATGGCCGATCAGTTGCTCGCGGGGTGCTGCCAGCAGGAAAGTATCAAGTGCCGAATATTGATAAACAGAAACTAAATCGAAAATATCCGGATGGTCATTAACAAAAAGTTTTATGGTAGCCTGCCGCGTAATGAGTGAATTATTTTGTTGTACCTGAAGAATAAACTGAGAAAAAGTCGAAGACACCAATCCGATCCATGAAGGAAGCGAAGCTGCTTCAACCTGCCATGCTTCAACATTTGCAGAAGTCACCTCAAAAACAACATTGTCATTTCCCAAATGGCCGATCATCTGTTCACGGGGCGCTGCCAGCAGGAAAGTATCGAGAGCAGAATATTGATACACAAAAACGGAATCATAAATATCCGGATGACCGCTAACAACAAGCCTGATCATTGCCTGGCGGGTATCCAGTGTTTCGTTTTTTTGCACATCAAGTGTAAATTGAGACAAAGTTGAAGTCACCAATCCAATCCATTCAGGAAGTGAACCCGTTTCAACCTGCCAGTTCTCCACATTTACGGAGGTTACACCGAAACTCAAACTGTTGTTTCCATCATGCCCTACCCATTGTTCTCGTGGGGCTGCCAAAAGGAAAGTGTCAAGCGCTGAATATTGATAAATCCAAACTGAGTCCATTAAGGAAGCATTTGCAGTATCCCTGATAAAAATGTTTGCTATTCGGGTTTGAAGCGAACTGTTTTCCAAAATTTTAAAACTTAGCAACTCCTGACCTGATGCATTCACTTCAACCCAAAATGGCACAGATGTCGGATCAACCCCCCATTTAGCAACATTTACGGGTGTAACCTGGAAGTTCAGGTTTTCGTTTCCGGTGTGAGCAACGGCCTGTTCACGCGGAGAAATAAAGAGATAAGACTCAGGGTAGGCTTCCTGGAAAATGATGGCCTCGGTATAAAGATTTGAATTGCCGGTGTCCCGAACCTTGAAAGTGGTTTGCCGCGTAAAGGTGCTGGTGCTTGGTGCGACATCGAAAATGAGGTTAGTTCCGTTGACTTCATAAGCATTGATCCATTCCGGCTGCCCGTTTTCAAAAAATACTTCCCAGGCAGACACATTCAGGGCTTCAACTACAAAAGGCGCTGTTAACCCACCTTCAAACGAAACTGACATGAATTCTGGCGTGATGTGTATGTAGGTTGGCGCCCCACCCTGTATCACCATCACGCTGTCATAAACGGCAGGGTTGTTGGAACTGGATACTTTAATCGTAGCGGTCCGGAGTAAAGTGGTAGGATTTTCGGAAAAAGCAACTTCAATGGCAGTGCTGTCATTGTTAAATACAGGAGTCAACCAATCGGAATCATCTTCCAATGTTAACACTGAAACATTATTTGCTGTAACTGAAAATAGAGCTGCCAGGGCAGTCTGGTTCCAGTTTGCATATTGCTCTCTTGGCGACAAAATGATGTAAGGCAGGTTGGCAGGGTACTGGAAAATACTCAACACATCTTTGATGGCAGGGTTGTCAGTGCTGGTGACGGTAACTTCCGCAGTTCTAACAGTGCTCGAGTTGTTTGCATCAACCACTACCGTAAAACTGTCGCTGTTGGTGCCGGCCGAAATGCTTACCCAGGGTTGATTATCAACTACATTGAAACTATTGACAAAATACTTTGTCACTTCAAACTCAAACGTACCACCGGGATCCGGAAGCACTTTTTCCTTCGGATTTAAAAGAATATATGCTGCCGATTGGTAAATTGTAATCGTGTCGCTGATGACAGGGCTGCCGCCAGAGACTTTGATTTTAGCTTCCCTTGCGGTAGGTGTTGAATTTTGGGTAACATTAACAATCAAAGGACTTATGCCCGGTAAAGAAGTTATTGAAATCATAGTCCCCGGATTATTGATTATCTCGGTGTTCCAGGTTGTATTCGAAAAGACCATCACTTCAATTGTGCCTGCATCGGGATCAATGAAATTTTCCGTTGGTGAGACATAGAGGTAGGGACCCTGTCCGGCCTGTTGTAAGATTGTAACTGTTGAGTTAACTGCAGGATTGTTTGTTGCCGATAATTGAATATCAACCTGTCGCGACATTGCTGTTGTGTTTGGCTGCAGCTCAAAAGTTATTAAGTCGGGCGAGCCGGTATGTGTTTGGTTTTTAATTGAAACCCAGGTTATACCGGCAGGAATTGTTGCTACCCAATCGTTAATATTAAAATAGATTACCGAAAAAGGATCAGTTATCCCGCCTTCCTGCGGTATAGGCATAAATTCTGGTGATACAAGAAGAACAGGTTGCGGAGCTGGTTCCTGGATAATATAGGCAGTAAAACTTAAAGTATTAGTTACCGGACCGAGAATCAACACGGCATCAATCGGAGTTTGACGCGCTGTAAATTCGTTATTTGCATCCACAGCAATCGTAACCTTCTTGGTACTATAGTTAATAACAGGTGCATTCACCCAGGTTGCTGCCGGAGGAATAGTGATCGAGAATGTGGCTGAAGTGATCTGCCCTTCGGTGATGATATCAAATTGA contains these protein-coding regions:
- a CDS encoding T9SS type A sorting domain-containing protein; its protein translation is MKKLNLYLLILTIVFSSVVRTMAQSKEDYRSEKYERVISEIVEHSKEKLATDDVIDYLSGNRKSGSPNKSGAMITTLSLSPVIDIVAYDGTESAQFDIITEGQITSATFSITIPPAATWVNAPVINYSTKKVTIAVDANNEFTARQTPIDAVLILGPVTNTLSFTAYIIQEPAPQPVLLVSPEFMPIPQEGGITDPFSVIYFNINDWVATIPAGITWVSIKNQTHTGSPDLITFELQPNTTAMSRQVDIQLSATNNPAVNSTVTILQQAGQGPYLYVSPTENFIDPDAGTIEVMVFSNTTWNTEIINNPGTMISITSLPGISPLIVNVTQNSTPTAREAKIKVSGGSPVISDTITIYQSAAYILLNPKEKVLPDPGGTFEFEVTKYFVNSFNVVDNQPWVSISAGTNSDSFTVVVDANNSSTVRTAEVTVTSTDNPAIKDVLSIFQYPANLPYIILSPREQYANWNQTALAALFSVTANNVSVLTLEDDSDWLTPVFNNDSTAIEVAFSENPTTLLRTATIKVSSSNNPAVYDSVMVIQGGAPTYIHITPEFMSVSFEGGLTAPFVVEALNVSAWEVFFENGQPEWINAYEVNGTNLIFDVAPSTSTFTRQTTFKVRDTGNSNLYTEAIIFQEAYPESYLFISPREQAVAHTGNENLNFQVTPVNVAKWGVDPTSVPFWVEVNASGQELLSFKILENSSLQTRIANIFIRDTANASLMDSVWIYQYSALDTFLLAAPREQWVGHDGNNSLSFGVTSVNVENWQVETGSLPEWIGLVTSTLSQFTLDVQKNETLDTRQAMIRLVVSGHPDIYDSVFVYQYSALDTFLLAAPREQMIGHLGNDNVVFEVTSANVEAWQVEAASLPSWIGLVSSTFSQFILQVQQNNSLITRQATIKLFVNDHPDIFDLVSVYQYSALDTFLLAAPREQLIGHLGNDNSVFEVTSANVEAWQIETASLPEWIGLATSTFSQFIIQVQQNNSLVTRQATIKLFVNDHPDIFDLVSVYQYSALDTFLLAAPREQMIGHLGNDNVVFEVTSANVAGWQVEMASVPSWIGLVTSTFSQFTLDVQPNNTLETRQTTIKLSVNDHPDIFDLVSVYQYSALDTFLLAAPREQWVAHTETESLDFIITRVNVAAWEVDPASVPVWIEVNESGQDWLKLKILENGSLQTREANIFFSDGTNTSVMDSVWIYQYSALDTFLLAAPREQSVQFTGAEIEFHITSVNVGNWVIDPVQLPEWIEQGSNTPDKLRLTVLLNESLQARQETVYIFSQANAAVYDSVTIYQFAAEDPYILAAPREKKVSHLGHPAVDFNLTLVNVEEWEFADTTIYQDWIDFQNLGNKIRLSIAANEDLSARAANIVIQESGNPTVKDSVSVYQYSALDQYILMEPREQLAQRYSGDTLYFKATRVNVDQLGFDVFDDVEGMIDLANTTIENDTLTVFVNLNNDPNSRLAKIKVFDVDRPDEVTDTVSIYQNFPYIILRPSALDSLDWTGTVQTINSYSNVSQYTVRKGETFDWFQISKDSLNWSAQSLTLAGNDQFYLRVDSNNNSFLRRSSKLQFDISSSVATEFWFDQNTRPGKFFPVSGQVFIQNDPLQPLAGVSVALYDSIVKTNASGTYAYQFVPENWIGTITPLIDTALAIPYYFLPPRIEITGLGITDTTEILPFAAYKIDPAVTLTPKSTAICFGQMLNPDDPGYPSANITDTYGSSTYLWTADPPDSILSLNPTVLTPVFGPKVTTTYRLEVTNFFRTVSDNFTIIVNQLPEAFGFDGELTVCSDQAGVIYQVPNPQPSVYFKWELDDENPGGVFANSSLPYDVSGNIAIVNWGDTPGNYILRLYAFNQFDCAADPFIKTIEVTNIEAPPPSTVLRKENDNMLYSSDTLAKSYQWGWLQKNAAGELVQEYIIPDKNDWYCRLPDGHVFNPLVYSYFVIAYFDETSCGSRSFFNVPVNIDEITDKSITVYPNPGNGLFTVRFAPGVNTQGGVIEIYGISGQMIYSRNFKAASHEENVDLSLTGTITSGVYLLKVRTPVSLFNYKLIVQ